A genomic stretch from Sphingomonas faeni includes:
- a CDS encoding TonB-dependent receptor yields the protein MRSLGLVLAVSMPAMVAAQQAPSSPAATSAATTSADAAAADAAAADAQASEQDEGAESGESEEIVVTGSRKLPGAVVGDIPPDQTLGQAEIRSYGVSTVSDLLNELSPQTTSGRGSGGAPVVLLNGRRISSFSEIRDIPTEAIQRVEILPEEVALKYGYRADQKVVNFVLRRRFRAVTAEAVDAQATDGGGNTPKGSLDLLNIARDRRLNLHAEYTSSEPLTESQRDILQPDRTANSALGADGSVVDQRPFRTLQSATSTFTANSVYARDIFGNIGATINGRLESTDSRSLNGLPFVTLNQPNSTPINRALEDDGVLPLTQRTSSIATHLGTTLNGDVGTWRWNVTGNYDRSDTQTFTETGLDASDFNARIGAGDLTANPLGRLRASDFGALPGNRAYASQSTGGVDAVANGTLFSMPAGAVSTTIKLGAETADFKSRSYRTINLVGVDTQGRVSRDTVNGQVNVDVPLTSRSKDVLPFLGTLSANFNLAEDHLSDFGTLQTLGYGANWSPIEGVRVIASVTDTDEAPTAQQLGNPSITTPNVRVFDYVRGETATVTTISGGNPGLIADNKHVKKVGLTLKPWSAKTLSITANYVESRVDNPIAAFPAATAAIEAAFPDRFQRDAGGALLQVDRRPINFARSDRSELRWGINFSAPLKSKVQRELEAYRAGTGPNPFEGLQPPGGARRPGGAGADRPRGDGARAGGGPGGGSPGGGGGGGRGFGGGGRGGQAGGRVQFAVYHTWHFTDRVLVADGGPSLNLLDGDAIGNNGGQARHELEAQAGYTNNGLGARISANYATGTRVDGGTIAAPETLNFGGLATANLRLFADLGQRLEWVKAHPWLRGTRISLSVNNVFNTRQRVTDATGVVPNTYQPDYLDPLGRTVRLSIRKLF from the coding sequence ATGCGTAGTTTGGGTCTGGTTCTGGCAGTGAGCATGCCCGCAATGGTGGCCGCGCAACAGGCACCGTCGTCGCCCGCCGCTACCTCCGCCGCCACTACCTCCGCCGACGCTGCCGCCGCCGACGCTGCCGCCGCCGACGCGCAGGCATCGGAGCAGGACGAGGGCGCCGAATCCGGTGAATCCGAGGAGATCGTCGTCACGGGTTCGCGGAAACTCCCCGGCGCAGTGGTCGGCGACATCCCGCCCGACCAGACGCTGGGCCAGGCCGAGATCCGATCCTACGGCGTCTCCACGGTATCCGACCTGCTTAACGAACTCAGTCCGCAGACCACCAGCGGTCGCGGCAGCGGCGGTGCGCCCGTCGTCCTGCTCAACGGCCGCCGCATCTCCAGCTTCAGCGAAATCCGCGACATCCCGACCGAGGCGATTCAGCGCGTCGAGATCCTGCCCGAGGAGGTCGCGCTCAAATACGGCTATCGCGCCGACCAGAAGGTCGTGAACTTCGTCCTGCGCCGCCGCTTTCGTGCGGTGACCGCAGAGGCCGTCGACGCCCAGGCGACTGATGGTGGCGGCAATACCCCGAAGGGCTCGCTCGACCTGCTCAACATCGCGCGAGATCGCCGCCTGAACCTGCATGCCGAATACACGTCGAGCGAGCCGCTGACCGAATCGCAGCGCGATATCCTCCAGCCGGATCGAACCGCGAACAGCGCGCTCGGCGCGGATGGCAGTGTCGTCGACCAGCGGCCGTTCCGCACGCTCCAGTCCGCGACCAGCACCTTCACCGCGAACAGCGTGTATGCGCGCGACATCTTCGGCAATATCGGCGCGACGATCAACGGCCGCCTCGAATCGACCGACAGCCGCAGCCTCAACGGACTGCCCTTCGTCACACTGAATCAGCCGAACAGCACCCCCATCAACCGCGCGCTCGAGGACGATGGCGTCCTGCCGCTGACCCAGCGTACCTCGTCGATCGCCACGCATCTCGGCACCACGCTCAACGGCGATGTCGGCACGTGGCGCTGGAACGTGACGGGCAATTACGACCGCAGCGACACGCAGACCTTCACCGAGACCGGCCTCGACGCGAGCGACTTCAATGCCCGCATCGGTGCCGGCGATCTGACCGCGAACCCGCTCGGCCGCCTCCGCGCGAGTGACTTCGGCGCGCTGCCGGGCAACCGTGCCTACGCGTCGCAGAGCACCGGCGGAGTCGACGCGGTCGCGAACGGCACCCTGTTCTCGATGCCCGCCGGCGCGGTGTCGACGACGATCAAGCTCGGCGCCGAGACCGCCGACTTCAAAAGCCGCTCGTATCGCACCATCAACCTGGTCGGCGTCGATACGCAGGGCCGGGTCTCGCGCGATACGGTCAACGGACAGGTCAATGTCGACGTGCCGCTGACGAGCCGGTCCAAGGACGTGCTGCCGTTCCTCGGCACGCTGTCCGCGAACTTCAACCTCGCCGAGGATCATCTGTCGGACTTCGGGACGCTGCAGACGCTCGGCTACGGCGCGAACTGGTCGCCGATCGAGGGCGTTCGCGTGATCGCCTCGGTGACCGACACGGACGAGGCGCCGACCGCGCAGCAGCTTGGTAACCCGTCGATCACCACGCCCAACGTCCGCGTGTTCGACTATGTGCGCGGCGAAACCGCGACCGTTACGACGATCAGCGGCGGCAATCCCGGGCTGATCGCGGACAACAAACACGTCAAGAAAGTCGGGCTTACCCTGAAGCCCTGGTCCGCGAAGACCCTGTCGATCACCGCCAACTATGTCGAGAGCCGGGTCGACAACCCGATCGCGGCCTTCCCCGCAGCGACCGCGGCGATCGAGGCGGCGTTCCCCGATCGGTTCCAGCGCGACGCAGGCGGCGCGCTATTGCAGGTCGATCGCCGCCCGATCAATTTCGCCCGCAGCGACCGCTCCGAACTGCGCTGGGGGATCAACTTCTCCGCACCGCTCAAATCGAAGGTCCAGCGCGAGCTGGAGGCATACCGTGCCGGCACCGGCCCCAACCCGTTCGAGGGCTTGCAACCGCCCGGTGGCGCGCGCCGTCCCGGTGGTGCGGGCGCTGATAGGCCGCGTGGCGACGGTGCGCGGGCCGGTGGCGGTCCCGGCGGCGGCAGTCCAGGCGGTGGCGGCGGCGGCGGTCGTGGCTTCGGTGGCGGCGGGCGCGGCGGGCAGGCCGGTGGTCGCGTCCAGTTCGCGGTCTACCACACCTGGCACTTCACCGACCGCGTCCTCGTCGCAGACGGCGGCCCGAGCCTGAACCTGCTCGACGGTGACGCGATCGGCAACAACGGCGGGCAGGCACGGCACGAACTGGAGGCGCAGGCGGGCTACACGAACAACGGCCTCGGCGCGCGAATCTCCGCCAACTACGCGACCGGCACGCGCGTCGACGGCGGCACGATCGCGGCACCCGAGACGCTCAACTTCGGCGGCCTCGCCACCGCCAACTTGCGGCTGTTCGCCGATCTCGGCCAGCGGCTTGAATGGGTAAAGGCGCATCCGTGGCTGCGTGGCACGCGCATCAGCCTGTCGGTGAACAACGTCTTCAACACCCGCCAGCGCGTCACCGACGCGACCGGCGTGGTGCCTAACACCTACCAGCCAGACTATCTCGACCCGCTCGGTCGCACCGTTCGCCTCAGCATCAGGAAGTTGTTCTAG
- a CDS encoding sugar porter family MFS transporter, with protein sequence MSAHAETTRSSTILIASVATAALSGLLFGFDTAVIAGVTGALKAKFALSEAWLGFTVSSALWGTLIGALFVGMPGDRYGSRNVLRMLAFLYVVTALGCALAWNWHSFLGFRFINGIAIGGSSVLAPAYIAELAPPAQRGKMVGGFQFAVILGILLAYVSNAVIGSLDLGDVEWRWKLGIVAAPSLVFFALLFRIPNSPRWLLAKGRDVEAKQVLALVGMSPDVARAELNAPKGEASLSWSRHRKPITLAFLVAMFNQFSGINAFLYYLNDIFKASGGSLSPDLQAVMIGVANMVFTLLGMLLIDRIGRRTLLLWGSAGMTAALTVGGLALLGVLPNWLLLPSLIVFIMFFAPGSGAVIWVYISEVFPQNVRARGSSIGSSSHWGWNAAIAQVFPVAAAWSAGAPFLFFAAMMAVQFVTVFFYFPETKGVPLEDMEAHMSR encoded by the coding sequence ATGAGCGCCCACGCCGAAACGACGCGCTCCAGCACGATCCTGATTGCGAGCGTCGCCACCGCCGCGCTCTCGGGCCTGTTGTTCGGTTTCGACACCGCGGTCATCGCGGGCGTCACCGGCGCCTTGAAGGCCAAGTTCGCGCTCAGCGAGGCGTGGCTCGGCTTCACCGTCTCGTCGGCCCTCTGGGGTACGCTGATCGGCGCGCTGTTCGTCGGTATGCCCGGCGATCGCTACGGCAGTCGCAACGTACTGCGGATGCTCGCCTTCCTGTACGTCGTCACAGCGCTCGGCTGCGCGCTGGCGTGGAACTGGCACAGCTTCCTCGGCTTCCGCTTCATCAACGGCATCGCGATCGGCGGCTCGTCGGTGCTCGCGCCTGCCTATATCGCCGAGCTCGCGCCACCGGCTCAGCGCGGCAAGATGGTCGGCGGGTTCCAGTTCGCGGTGATCCTCGGCATCCTGCTCGCCTATGTCTCGAACGCGGTCATCGGTTCGCTCGATCTCGGCGATGTCGAGTGGCGGTGGAAGCTCGGGATCGTCGCGGCGCCGTCGCTGGTGTTCTTCGCGCTGCTGTTCCGTATCCCTAATTCGCCGCGCTGGCTGCTCGCCAAGGGCCGTGACGTCGAGGCGAAGCAGGTGCTCGCGCTCGTCGGCATGAGCCCCGACGTCGCGCGGGCCGAGCTGAATGCGCCCAAGGGCGAGGCGTCGCTCTCCTGGTCGCGCCACCGCAAGCCGATCACGCTCGCCTTCCTGGTCGCGATGTTCAACCAGTTCAGCGGCATCAACGCGTTCCTCTATTACCTCAACGACATCTTCAAGGCGTCGGGCGGCAGCCTCTCGCCCGATCTCCAGGCGGTGATGATCGGTGTCGCCAACATGGTCTTTACGCTGCTCGGCATGCTGCTCATCGACCGGATCGGCCGCCGCACGCTGCTGCTGTGGGGCTCGGCCGGCATGACCGCGGCGCTTACCGTCGGCGGACTCGCGCTGCTGGGCGTATTGCCCAACTGGCTGCTGCTGCCGTCGCTGATCGTCTTCATCATGTTCTTCGCCCCCGGTTCGGGCGCGGTGATCTGGGTCTATATCTCGGAGGTATTCCCGCAGAACGTCCGCGCGCGCGGGTCGAGCATCGGCTCGTCGAGCCACTGGGGCTGGAACGCGGCGATCGCGCAGGTCTTCCCCGTAGCCGCGGCATGGTCCGCAGGCGCGCCGTTCCTGTTCTTCGCGGCAATGATGGCGGTCCAGTTCGTGACCGTGTTCTTCTATTTCCCAGAGACGAAGGGCGTGCCGCTGGAGGACATGGAAGCGCATATGTCGCGATAA
- a CDS encoding spore coat protein U domain-containing protein — protein sequence MRTGFRKLAFAVVAMVMPGSAWAACTVSDTPNTSLGTYSSPALQKSAAAYARVSAGFDCQDALLSLLSNNTLSVTATSTTNFKLKLTGGTDTADYVLAADAGGTTPIAAGIRFFYLRGSLINLAGLLGNSTRNVQIYVKPSATATLATGTYTGSFKLAWDWNLCTSLSAVVCTGYTQSATPVTATVSVSMVVTSRPVAVVITTRTTYDPISSTNNPRSIPGSKQRTTITLTNTDIIPVDANSLNVVLPTPGRGAVALDGDGTASPAFVTTAEGSPASSLAVTYAAPASTTDDVDFSSNGGTSWTYDPTTTPRSVTNVRIRPRGTMAAGSSFSVSLPYTLF from the coding sequence TTGCGGACCGGATTCAGGAAGCTGGCCTTTGCCGTCGTGGCGATGGTGATGCCGGGCTCCGCTTGGGCAGCCTGCACCGTCAGCGATACTCCGAACACGTCGCTTGGCACCTATTCCTCGCCCGCTTTGCAGAAAAGCGCAGCAGCCTATGCCAGGGTTTCCGCCGGATTCGATTGCCAGGATGCGCTGTTGTCCCTTCTCAGCAACAACACCCTCAGCGTGACCGCGACCAGCACCACCAACTTCAAACTGAAACTGACCGGCGGCACCGACACCGCCGACTACGTGCTTGCCGCAGACGCCGGCGGCACTACCCCGATCGCAGCGGGCATCAGGTTCTTCTATCTGAGGGGCAGCCTGATCAACCTCGCCGGGTTGCTTGGAAACAGCACGCGCAACGTGCAGATTTACGTAAAGCCATCGGCGACCGCTACCCTCGCCACAGGGACCTATACGGGATCGTTCAAACTCGCCTGGGACTGGAACCTGTGCACGTCGCTTTCCGCCGTCGTGTGCACCGGATACACGCAGAGCGCGACGCCAGTGACCGCCACCGTCTCCGTATCGATGGTGGTGACGTCGAGACCCGTCGCGGTCGTCATCACCACACGCACGACCTACGACCCGATATCGTCCACGAACAATCCGCGCTCGATCCCGGGCAGCAAACAGCGGACCACGATCACGCTGACCAATACCGACATCATCCCGGTCGATGCCAACTCGCTCAACGTCGTACTGCCCACCCCCGGGCGAGGGGCCGTTGCCTTGGACGGCGACGGGACCGCGTCACCCGCGTTCGTGACCACCGCGGAAGGATCGCCCGCATCGTCGCTGGCAGTGACCTATGCCGCGCCTGCGAGCACCACCGACGACGTCGATTTCTCGTCGAACGGCGGCACCAGCTGGACCTATGATCCGACCACCACGCCGAGATCCGTCACCAACGTCCGGATCCGCCCCCGCGGGACGATGGCGGCGGGGTCGAGCTTCAGCGTGTCGTTGCCCTACACCCTATTCTGA
- a CDS encoding DUF3772 domain-containing protein, whose translation MTLFRYLAAFLLLASALPAIAQDEPKVAAVAASLTQASTELQAIDDATPAARDDKARQALRDRAQVVQTTAADAVRTLTPEMALVQARVAELGAATPGVVEAPEIRQQRKLLAQSQSAIDSAIKRARLIGIEAKQQIDDIGAAEAEELGQQLSENTGSPLSPALWAAIVDHLPRDTARLMRFANVEIRQFGARFDMRAGTGLLVGILTALVLIVPLRRWLHGVGRRYATDHAPGGRLRRSAYALWLVVIGTALPGLAAWAIVASLRWAGLVSPAWSRFGAIFVGISWFCAFVSSLGGALLLRGQSTWRLLPIGDPASHALRPYTWMAAGLIFFGQLLIATNALIGISAPASSAANAVVALLHIVLIGAVLVTLGRLRAAALPDPTKPARNTLLAIVATIVWLVLLVTLVAGLVGYVNFALKVATWLLWGAIVGATLYLMMTFTDDACRTLLSSGNRLGRSANSGFGVDNKTVDQIGVLLSAVLRLLLIMLAVGAVMAPFGAGVGSAFELFGTVANGITIGQITISPGAVLRSIAVLFVALAIMRGLQHWLVNSYLPTTAMDAGAQNSVTMVARYAGIIAAVLWSLGALGIGMEKLAVVLGALSVGIGFGLQAITQNFVSGLILLAERPVKIGDLVRIGNMEGDVKRINVRSTEIQVADRSTLIVPNSELITKTIQNMTLAAPIGRIQLQFSVPLEEDLDAVRTMLFAAFAEKHEVLDDPEPKVFIDSIDAGRAKFNCFAYVASPRDAYPIRSELLFTLLRQFREAGIEVGSTATKMELVGSLPGSPVADPNADQNPDQNRV comes from the coding sequence ATGACTCTCTTCCGCTACCTCGCCGCGTTCCTTCTCCTAGCCTCCGCGCTCCCAGCGATCGCGCAGGACGAGCCCAAGGTCGCAGCCGTCGCCGCCAGCCTCACCCAGGCGTCGACCGAGCTCCAGGCGATCGACGACGCCACCCCCGCCGCGCGCGACGACAAGGCGCGGCAGGCGTTGCGGGATCGCGCGCAGGTCGTGCAGACCACCGCCGCCGATGCGGTCCGCACGCTCACGCCCGAGATGGCGCTGGTCCAGGCGCGTGTCGCGGAACTCGGCGCCGCCACCCCCGGCGTCGTCGAGGCGCCCGAAATTCGCCAGCAACGCAAGCTCCTCGCGCAGAGCCAGTCGGCGATCGATTCCGCCATCAAGCGCGCGCGCCTGATCGGGATCGAGGCCAAGCAGCAGATCGACGACATCGGCGCGGCGGAGGCGGAGGAGCTCGGCCAGCAATTGTCCGAAAACACCGGTTCGCCGCTGTCGCCCGCGCTATGGGCGGCGATCGTCGATCACCTGCCGCGGGACACCGCGCGGCTGATGCGGTTCGCCAATGTCGAGATCCGACAGTTCGGCGCACGGTTCGACATGCGCGCCGGCACCGGTCTGCTCGTCGGGATACTCACCGCGCTGGTGTTGATCGTGCCGTTGCGGCGCTGGCTGCACGGCGTCGGCCGGCGCTACGCGACCGACCACGCGCCCGGCGGGCGGCTGCGGCGCTCGGCCTATGCGCTATGGCTCGTCGTGATCGGCACCGCGCTGCCGGGCCTCGCCGCCTGGGCGATCGTCGCGTCGCTGCGCTGGGCCGGGTTGGTCTCGCCAGCCTGGAGCCGGTTCGGCGCGATCTTCGTCGGGATCTCGTGGTTCTGCGCGTTCGTCTCGTCGCTCGGCGGCGCGCTGCTGTTGCGCGGCCAGTCGACGTGGCGCCTGTTGCCGATCGGCGACCCCGCGTCGCACGCGCTGCGGCCTTACACGTGGATGGCGGCCGGGTTGATCTTCTTCGGCCAGTTGCTGATCGCGACCAACGCGCTGATCGGCATCAGCGCGCCGGCATCGAGCGCCGCCAACGCAGTCGTCGCGCTGCTGCACATCGTCCTGATCGGCGCGGTCCTGGTGACCCTCGGACGCCTGCGCGCCGCCGCGCTGCCCGATCCGACGAAGCCCGCGCGCAATACCTTGCTGGCGATCGTCGCGACGATCGTCTGGCTGGTGCTGCTCGTCACGCTGGTCGCCGGGCTGGTCGGCTATGTGAACTTCGCGCTGAAGGTCGCGACGTGGCTGCTGTGGGGCGCAATCGTCGGTGCGACCTTGTACCTGATGATGACCTTCACCGACGATGCGTGCCGGACGTTGCTGTCGAGCGGCAACCGCCTCGGACGCTCGGCAAACAGCGGCTTCGGCGTCGACAACAAGACCGTCGACCAGATCGGCGTGCTGCTGTCGGCGGTATTGCGGCTGTTGCTGATCATGCTCGCGGTCGGCGCGGTGATGGCGCCGTTCGGGGCAGGCGTCGGCTCGGCGTTCGAGCTGTTCGGAACGGTCGCGAACGGCATCACGATCGGCCAGATCACGATCTCGCCGGGCGCGGTACTGCGCTCGATCGCGGTGCTGTTCGTCGCGCTCGCGATCATGCGCGGTCTGCAGCATTGGCTGGTGAACAGCTACCTCCCGACCACCGCGATGGATGCCGGCGCGCAGAATTCGGTGACGATGGTCGCGCGCTATGCCGGGATCATCGCCGCGGTGCTGTGGTCGCTCGGCGCTCTCGGCATCGGCATGGAGAAGCTGGCCGTGGTGCTCGGCGCGCTGTCGGTCGGCATCGGCTTCGGTCTTCAGGCGATCACGCAGAACTTCGTCTCGGGCCTGATCCTGCTCGCCGAGCGCCCGGTGAAGATCGGCGATCTCGTCCGGATCGGCAACATGGAGGGCGACGTGAAACGGATCAACGTCCGCTCGACCGAGATCCAGGTCGCGGATCGTTCGACGCTGATCGTGCCGAATTCCGAACTGATCACCAAGACGATCCAGAACATGACGCTGGCCGCGCCGATCGGCCGTATCCAGCTGCAATTCTCGGTACCGCTCGAGGAGGATCTGGACGCGGTGCGGACGATGCTGTTCGCGGCGTTCGCCGAGAAGCACGAGGTGCTCGACGATCCCGAGCCCAAGGTGTTCATCGACTCGATCGACGCCGGCCGAGCCAAGTTCAACTGCTTCGCCTACGTCGCGTCCCCCCGCGACGCGTACCCGATCCGCAGCGAACTGCTGTTCACCCTGCTCCGCCAGTTCCGCGAGGCCGGGATCGAGGTCGGCTCCACCGCGACCAAGATGGAACTGGTCGGTTCGCTGCCAGGCTCGCCCGTTGCCGATCCGAACGCCGATCAGAACCCCGATCAGAATAGGGTGTAG
- the bioB gene encoding biotin synthase BioB, giving the protein MTDTLLRTLVHAVAPNIARDAPVSRTDWTRPEIAALFDLPFDELMYRAQTIHRAHHAIGEVQLCTLLSIKTGGCPEDCGYCSQSASSDSGLKAEKLMDVDAVLADAAQAKAAGSQRFCMGAAWRNPKPRDMPKVVAMVEGVRAMGLETCMTLGMLDAQQAKQLADAGLDYYNHNIDTSPENYGNVITTRTFGDRLETLANVRDAGISVCCGGIVGMGETRSDRVGFVHALATLPRHPESVPVNALVPVKGTPLGDMLAGTPMAQIDDIEFVRTVAVARITMPLSMVRLSAGRESMSEATQALCFMAGANSIFTGDKLLTTGNAGDSADATLLAKLGMKPMVGPEPMRAAAE; this is encoded by the coding sequence ATGACCGATACCCTCCTCCGTACTCTCGTACATGCAGTGGCCCCGAACATAGCGCGCGATGCTCCCGTTTCGCGTACCGACTGGACCCGCCCCGAAATCGCGGCCCTCTTCGACCTCCCGTTCGACGAACTCATGTACCGCGCACAGACGATCCACCGCGCGCACCACGCGATCGGCGAGGTCCAGCTCTGCACGCTGCTCTCGATCAAGACCGGCGGTTGCCCCGAGGATTGCGGCTATTGCTCGCAGTCCGCCTCGTCCGACTCCGGCCTCAAGGCGGAAAAGCTGATGGACGTCGACGCGGTCCTCGCCGACGCCGCCCAAGCCAAGGCCGCAGGTTCGCAGCGCTTCTGCATGGGGGCCGCCTGGCGCAACCCGAAGCCGCGCGACATGCCGAAGGTCGTTGCGATGGTCGAAGGCGTCCGCGCGATGGGGCTAGAGACCTGCATGACGCTCGGCATGCTCGACGCGCAGCAGGCAAAGCAGCTCGCCGACGCGGGCCTCGATTACTACAACCACAACATCGACACCTCGCCGGAGAATTACGGCAACGTCATCACCACGCGCACGTTCGGCGATCGGCTGGAGACGCTGGCGAACGTGCGCGATGCGGGGATCTCGGTCTGCTGCGGCGGGATCGTCGGGATGGGCGAGACGCGCAGCGACCGCGTCGGCTTCGTCCACGCGCTCGCCACGCTGCCGCGTCACCCGGAGAGCGTGCCGGTCAACGCGCTGGTCCCAGTCAAGGGCACGCCGCTTGGCGACATGCTCGCGGGAACGCCGATGGCGCAGATCGACGATATCGAGTTCGTCCGGACGGTCGCGGTCGCGCGCATCACGATGCCGCTCAGCATGGTGCGCCTGTCGGCCGGGCGCGAGAGCATGTCCGAGGCGACGCAGGCGCTCTGCTTCATGGCGGGCGCGAACTCGATCTTCACCGGCGACAAGCTGCTGACCACCGGCAACGCCGGCGACAGCGCCGACGCTACGCTGCTGGCGAAGCTGGGCATGAAGCCGATGGTCGGCCCCGAACCGATGCGGGCCGCGGCGGAGTAA
- the scpA gene encoding methylmalonyl-CoA mutase encodes MTDNPNPTLADWQALAAKEVKGADLIWPTPEGIDVKPLYTADDVTIDPGLPGFAPFTRGVRASMYAGRPWTIRQYAGFSTAEASNAFYRRNLAAGQKGLSVAFDLATHRGYDSDHPRVTGDVGKAGVAIDSVEDMKILFDGIPLDKMSVSMTMNGAVIPILAFFIVAGEEQGVDRKLLDGTIQNDILKEFMVRNTYIYPPEPSMRIISDIFGYTSREMPKFNSISISGYHMQEAGATQLHELAFTIADGMEYVKYGVASGLDIDKFAGRLSFFFAIGMNFFMEIAKLRAARVLWHRAMTQLGAQDERSKMLRTHCQTSGVSLTEQDPYNNVMRTTIEAMAAMLGGTQSLHTNALDEAIALPTDFSARIARNTQIVIQEETGMTKVVDPLGGSYYIESLTQSLVDGAWALIERIQSEGGMAKAVAAGWPKAMIEEAAAGRQARVDRGEDVIVGVNKYKLAEQDAIEILDVDNVAVRAGQIERINRVKATRDEAACRAALDALREGARANSNPPPAGEVASRSDDGGVAPHRQADTPPSVASATATSPSRGGSETNLLALAVECARARATLGEISSAMEDVFGRYGTQPTPVSGIYGGAYEDDARWTRLTDGVEATERRLGRKPRMLVAKMGQDGHDRGANLVSSMFGDLGFEIVPGPLFQTPAEAAALALAKDVDIVGASSLAAGHKTLIPELIDHLREAGRADIKVIAGGVIPAQDYQALRDAGVQAIFGPGTNLIQAAEDVLKLLGHNMAPQEEAAE; translated from the coding sequence ATGACTGACAATCCGAACCCAACGCTCGCCGACTGGCAGGCGCTCGCCGCCAAGGAAGTAAAGGGCGCCGACCTAATCTGGCCGACCCCCGAAGGCATCGACGTCAAGCCGCTCTACACCGCGGACGACGTCACCATCGATCCCGGCCTCCCGGGATTCGCCCCCTTTACCCGCGGCGTCCGCGCGTCGATGTACGCGGGCCGCCCCTGGACGATCCGCCAATACGCCGGCTTCTCCACCGCCGAAGCGTCGAACGCGTTCTACCGCCGCAACCTCGCCGCCGGCCAGAAGGGCCTGTCGGTAGCGTTCGATCTCGCCACGCACCGTGGCTACGACTCCGACCACCCCCGCGTCACAGGCGACGTCGGCAAGGCAGGGGTCGCGATCGATTCGGTCGAGGACATGAAGATCCTCTTCGACGGCATCCCGCTCGACAAGATGTCCGTCTCGATGACGATGAACGGCGCAGTGATCCCGATCCTCGCGTTTTTCATCGTCGCCGGCGAGGAGCAGGGCGTCGACCGCAAACTCCTCGACGGGACCATCCAGAACGACATCCTCAAGGAGTTCATGGTCCGCAACACCTATATCTACCCGCCCGAGCCGAGCATGCGGATCATCTCGGATATCTTCGGCTACACCAGCCGCGAGATGCCCAAGTTCAACAGCATCTCGATCAGCGGCTATCACATGCAGGAAGCGGGAGCGACGCAGCTCCACGAGCTCGCCTTCACGATCGCCGACGGCATGGAATATGTGAAATACGGCGTCGCGAGCGGCCTCGACATCGACAAGTTCGCCGGGCGCCTGTCGTTCTTCTTCGCGATCGGCATGAACTTCTTCATGGAAATCGCCAAGCTGCGCGCCGCGCGCGTGCTCTGGCACCGGGCGATGACGCAGCTCGGCGCGCAGGACGAGCGCTCGAAGATGTTGCGCACGCACTGCCAGACGAGCGGAGTCTCGCTCACCGAGCAGGACCCGTACAACAACGTCATGCGGACGACGATCGAGGCGATGGCGGCGATGCTGGGGGGCACGCAGTCGCTCCACACCAACGCGCTCGACGAGGCGATCGCGCTGCCGACCGACTTCTCCGCGCGCATTGCCCGCAACACGCAGATCGTGATCCAGGAAGAGACGGGGATGACCAAGGTCGTCGATCCCCTGGGTGGCAGCTATTACATCGAGAGCCTGACGCAGTCGTTGGTCGACGGTGCGTGGGCGCTGATCGAGCGGATCCAGTCCGAGGGCGGCATGGCGAAAGCGGTCGCGGCAGGCTGGCCTAAGGCGATGATCGAGGAAGCCGCCGCCGGACGCCAGGCGCGCGTCGACCGCGGCGAGGACGTCATCGTCGGCGTGAACAAGTACAAGCTCGCCGAACAGGACGCGATCGAGATCCTCGACGTGGACAATGTGGCCGTGCGCGCAGGCCAGATCGAACGCATCAACCGGGTAAAGGCCACGCGCGACGAAGCCGCGTGTCGAGCAGCGCTCGATGCCCTCCGCGAAGGCGCCCGGGCCAACTCCAATCCTCCCCCGGCGGGGGAGGTGGCATCGCGCAGCGATGACGGAGGGGTTGCGCCCCATCGACAGGCCGATACCCCTCCGTCAGTCGCCAGCGCGACTGCCACCTCCCCTTCCAGGGGAGGATCGGAAACGAACCTCCTCGCCCTCGCCGTCGAGTGCGCCCGCGCCCGCGCCACGCTAGGCGAAATTTCCTCCGCAATGGAAGACGTATTCGGCCGCTACGGCACGCAACCCACCCCCGTCTCCGGCATCTACGGCGGCGCCTACGAGGACGACGCCCGCTGGACCCGCCTCACCGACGGCGTCGAAGCGACCGAACGCCGGCTGGGTCGCAAACCTCGCATGCTCGTCGCCAAGATGGGCCAGGACGGACACGACCGCGGCGCCAATCTCGTCTCCTCGATGTTCGGCGACCTCGGCTTCGAGATCGTCCCCGGCCCGCTGTTCCAGACTCCCGCCGAAGCCGCCGCGCTCGCGCTCGCCAAGGACGTCGACATCGTCGGCGCCTCGTCGCTCGCCGCCGGCCACAAGACGCTGATCCCCGAGCTGATCGACCACCTGCGCGAGGCGGGCCGCGCCGACATTAAGGTGATCGCGGGTGGCGTTATCCCCGCACAGGACTATCAGGCGCTGCGCGATGCCGGGGTCCAGGCGATCTTTGGCCCCGGCACCAACCTGATCCAGGCCGCCGAGGACGTGTTGAAACTCCTCGGCCACAACATGGCCCCGCAAGAGGAAGCCGCCGAATGA